The segment gttccagcatgataatgactccaaacacacctctaagacgaccactgctttattgaagaggctgagggtaaaggtgatggactggccaagcatgtctccagacctaaacccaatagaacatctttggggcatcctcaagcggaaggtggaggagcgcaaagtctcgaatatccgccagctccgtgatgtcgtcatggaggagtggaaaagcattccagtggcaacctgtgaagctctggtaaactccatgcccaggagagttaaggcagttctgggaaataatggtggccacacaaaatattgacacttcaggaactttcactaacgggtgtactcacttttgttgccggtggtttagacattaatggctgtatattgagttattttgagggaagaataaatttacactgttatataagctgcacacagactacttttcattgtgtcaaagtgtcattttgtcagtgttgtcccatgaaaagatatacttaaatatatgcagaaatgtgaggggtgtactcacttttgtgatacactgtacatctagCGATACTGTGCTGTAAgatatgaatgtaaatattgTGTGGTTTCATTGTACTGGATctactttattttttaggtggatGTTGTTGAATGctggattaaaaaaacaaacaaaaaaaacaaaacagttttttaGCAAATAtgagaaatatttttattttgcttaaaTACTTTTGTCTTAACCAATGATTTTTTTGGTTACTACCGTTATTTATAAAAGTTATGGTATTATGCAATATGCAAAATCCACTTCTTTAGAAGCCCTGCAGTCTTGGTAAATCTGTGGATTTGTAATAGTTAATTCATAACACTTCCCTTTTAGAGAGAGGGAGTCTGTTCAGGAGAGTTTTGGCTTGAGTAATCATTTTTTTTCCTATTCCAGGTCCAGTGCTGGAGGACTGGGATATCATCAGTCCAAAGGACGTTATTGGTTCTGAACAGCTCCAGGGGGAGAAGAAATCATTGTCGTCCACTGCTCTTCCCTTCACCCAGTCTCTGCTGTCCCAGGTTACTGATGATGTTCTTCACCCTGTGAGCCAGCTGTTTTACCAGCCAGTCTCTGCTGCGTTCAGTCAGGTTCCCTAGCTCCTAATGCAATTGTATTATAACCAAAGGCAGTTTCCCAAAGAAGCATGCTTCATAAACTGAAATCACCAAAAACAGCTTGGCATGTTAGAATTGTTGTAGCTGTTTTGGGAAACAGCATGATGcctcctaattattaattacatgCCTGATTATTTTGAatgcactaaataaataaatgccttTTATTTATAATTCAGCTTACTGATAAAGTTTGTGGCTATATATCATTTTAGATGGGGAGAACTCTGTCTAGAGTGCAGCAGGCCTTGAGTTGGTCCTATGGGGAGGAGGTTAAGCCATTCAAGCCTCCACTGAGTGATTCAGAGTTTCACAGCTACTTAAATGGCTTGGGTCAGCTGACAAAACCAGAGGAGCTGCGGCTACGCATCTATCATGGTGGAGTTGAACCATCCCTCCGCAAGGTGAAGTTATGCTAGGTCTAGTGCAGTTTAACATCAGTCTAATGATAACATTCCCTTTCTTTTATATTAATTTGCCAAAATCTCTGAACTGACTCCTTTATGCCATAACAGGTAGTTTGGCGTTACCTTTTAAACGTGTACCCAGATGGCCTGACTGGGCAGGAAAGGTTGGACTACATGAAGAAAAAGACAAGAGAATATGACCAGCTGAAAAGTGAATGGACATCCAGAGTAAGCTCTGAAGATCTGGAGTTTATTAGAGGCAACGTTCTTAAAGATGTGCTTCGAACAGACAGAGCTCATCCTTATTACGCTGGGTCAGAGGACAGCCCCCATTTGACTGCATTGACTGATCTCCTCACCACCTTTGCCATAACACACCCACAGGTCAGCACCAGGGTTTTCCAATATTGGCTTTTCTTACATTTCTAAAAGGGGGCAATGCCACACATGTATAACACTTTCTCGCTGGAATAAAATGCAGATGTGCTTAGTGAAAAAGGGTGAGAAATAGGAAAGTCTTTACAAAACATATTATAGTATATTGTGTTCAGATAAAACTGAACCCCGGATTTCAATATTCTTACCATTGGAAAGACAGGTTGGTGTGTAAAATGGGCAAATAAATGCTTAGTACAATTCTAGTTTTGTTTTAAAGCTGGAAATTGATCTTTCAAATGTACTATAGAGTGATAGATTTTGGTTCTTCAGGTTGTGTCAACCATGTAGGAATAACAGTCATTTTCAAACAGAAGGCACATATTTTATGAGCTCAAAGTAAATGAGCCTGGTTGGATTCAGGTGTTGAGATTGTCTTGGCCATGGCAAAAGATTCCACTTATTTGCCCTTTGAAGTTCTTTGATAGCCTTTgctgtgtgctttggatcattATTTATCTgcagagtaaaaaaaacaagttttgaaGAGATTGTTTTAAATTTGGTTCATAAAAAGTGTCCTATATACTTCGGAAGTCATCACTTTAATCATCACATTGTCAACAAAGCCAGGGGAACCTCTTCTTTCTTcttgtttaaaataaagaggaagcaaaatgcaccAGGCTATGGAATGGCTGAGCAGCCAGTTGTCCAATTACTTCTGGTCCCTTCAAAAGAGCAGGGCTTAGTGGAAAATGACTGTAGTTTCTTCTCCATACACTTGACCTgactgtatattttataattaattttccCATTGACTATAAAGCTTAGATCCATACCAGCCAGTCTCTAATCCTACcctataattatttaaaagaataaaggGGGAAGAATGGGAAAATGAAATGTACAGGACTGTGTGTTGTATCTTTATATTCACTGATTGGTTTGTGATTGGTTTGTTTCTCTTTGGGGTGGTGGGTAATTTAGTGCTTAGCATGTTAAACaagtaatctaacttagtttgTTGCCCTAAAAATGATTCTTTGTTCTGTTTGCATAGGTGTCTTATTGTCAAGGCATGAGCGATATTGCCTCCCCCATCCTTGCCGTCATGGACAACGAAGCACACGCGTTCATTTGCTTTTGTGGTATCATGAAGCGCCTCGAAGGCAACTTCCGCCCTGATGGTCAGCTCATGTCCATTAAGTTCCAGCACCTCAAGATGCTCCTGCAGTATTTTGATCCTGAATTTTATACCTACCTGGTCTCCAAAGGTGCAGATGATCTCTTCTTCTGTTACCGCTGGCTGCTTCTCGAGCTGAAGCGAGAGTTTGCCTTTGATGATGCATTGAGGATGCTGGAAGTGACCTGGAGCTCTCTGCCTCCAGACCCACCTGAAACCGAAGTCGAGCTTTTTGCAACTTTGCTTGAAGGCAACCAGTCCCCTAGTCATACCGGCAGCTGTTCAAGCTCTGAGAAACTAGAGAAAGAACAGATGGAGGGGCAGCAGAGGCGACACATGCTGAGGCCTTCTCGAGAAGAGGCAGATGGAGGACAGTGTCTCAACGCGGAGGTAGAGAGGAAAGAGGAGAAAGCGTCTGAGATTGAGTCTGTAGGAGACTATAATGTGAATTCTGTAGTAAAATATAAAGCACCTTCACCGACACCTCCTTTTGAGAAGCAGTCTAGTTTTGGAGAGTTTAAGTATTACAGTGCTCGAAATGAAGACAGTtttgaaataaatgaaatcGATTCTCCAGAGTCAACGTTATCTTCaaaaaagtctgagaccacacGTTCAGTGCTACCTCTCACAGTGCGTCAGTCCACAGAAGACAGCGAGGATGATCCTGGAGAGAAGCAGGCTTTGATAAGTAGCGATGACAAATTTTTATCTCCTCAGATTGAGGAGAAAAGCTTTACCTGTGGGCAGACAGCTCCACATCCTCCAGGTTTACTGAACTGGAAAAATGGTTCGGCAGCATCCCAGTCAGTGTCCAGCTGGAGAAGCACGTTATCTCCTGATATGTCTTTAGGGAGATTTGCATCCTCGACTGCAACATCTAATGGAACTGGAGTGTACTCCCCATCAACCCCCACAGGGAAGTCTACGCTTTCCTCACCATCCTTGGGCAATAATCGTTCCCTGCTATCTTCCCCGGTTCTGTCCTTTGCTAAATCTCCATCTCTGCCTAAACCATTTACCAGCAACCTCCCATCGCCATGCAAGCCATCAGGCACTGGCACAAACTCACCAAGTACAGGCAGACCAGACACGAAACACTgttctcttcctcctcctcaagAGTTTGGGAAGGGCAAtccgttcatgctgttcctgTGCCTCTCTATCCTGCTGGAACATCGTGACCACATCATCAAAAACAGCTTGGATTATAACGAGCTGGCTATGCATTTCGACCGTCTGGTTCGCAAGCACAACCTCGGACGCATTCTTCAGCGTGCCAAGGCCCTGTTTGCGGATTACCTGCAAAGTGAGGTGTGGGACTCGGAGGAAGGTGACGAGGTTAGCTTGGACTCGCCGACCACCGCTGCAACCTCGCCACACACGTCCCCCAAAGCCAACTTTTGCAACCTGCAACCCTCCATgaccacttctcaaaactcgACCTATAATCTAGCCTCTACAATTCCTTCACCCACAACACCAACTGCTCTTTCTTCAGCATCTTCTTGATTCATTTAATCTGAACGAGTCCCATCTAGGGTAGTTATATAATCTATTATAGTGCTTTTCATAAGGTTTACCAGTTTTGTTAATGTGGCAAACCAAAGCTGAACAAAACGCTTCTTTTTCTAatccttgttttgttttttacacagTATTTTTTTGTGTATTCAAGCCttgatttacattttttctTGAACTTTGGTGCACCACTGATTGTACTGTATGTTGTTTGATTTATCTTGCACTTTACCTTATATACCTTTAGAAGGCAGGGCCTTTTTGTCTGTTGactatgtaaataaaatgccaGAAAAGAACCTAGCATGACCTTTTGAAAGCAAAAACAGTGCTGGCTGATTTTTCAAAAGCTTCTAGACAGTTAATCTTCACGAGTGCATAATTTGTTTAGTTAAATCCCAAATATGTTTTCCTTAAGCTTAACAGTACAGGCCTATAGGTACCTGTGTGTAGTCATGCAAGCCTGAGTCACAGAGCAGAGAGTTTGAGTCTCATATTGCCTTTTTAAATTAGCAGGCATATCTGTTGAAACCTAAACCTTAAAGCCCTAAAACCAGTATAATTACTGGTTATTTTCTTGGTAATGTCTAGGCTTTTTCACATGTTTCCCATGTCAACTTTACATGGTAGCTCCCTTTCACATCTGAGAGACCAATGGACCAGCACCTGACGTCTCATTTATTACTGAAACATTATATTCAAGGACAGTTCTGTTTGGAATatgatttacttatttaaaatcCCATCCAGTATGTctcattagatttttttttttctcaactACAGCCCTTGCTCCATCGATGAAAACATCACAGCCTTCACCCAAGGATTAAAACAAGCTGTAGAAAAAGAACTTCAGAATTGATATTCTGGTTAAGATAACCGTATTGGCTATGGACTTAATAAAATTTGTTGCTTTTCATGGATATCCCAGTAGTAAAATAAGACAATTTCAACCCTGAGTGTTATCATCATAAAAAGAGGTTCTACTGTCCTATTGGTGGAACTGTTAAATACAACTTGTTGTTCTTCAGACCAAAAACATCAAATCACTAAACTCGTTTCACGTGTTAAGTATTTTACTATGGGTGTTTCATACAGCTGGTGAGCAGAAGCTGATAGGAAACACTTctattatgtttattgtttactttCATCATAAATATATAACACAACTGGCAGTCAAGTTTTGCCCATTttgatttaaacattttttttttttttttaaagctgcttAAATTTATGGACCCTTAATGATTTTcaaccatgttttttttcttttttttttctttttttttttatgaaaagcacatttacagtgccttgcaaaagtattcagcccccttgaacttttcaaccttttgccacatttcaggcttcaaacataacgatatgaaattgtaattttttgtgaagaatcaacaacaagtgggacacaatcgtgaagtggaacgaaa is part of the Trichomycterus rosablanca isolate fTriRos1 chromosome 7, fTriRos1.hap1, whole genome shotgun sequence genome and harbors:
- the tbc1d25 gene encoding TBC1 domain family member 25 isoform X1, producing the protein MSNEEEERGVVRVKVKKCEGILPVEYRSFAVDPQITSLEVLQHILIRAFELNGRCNFGISYLSRDRTGTEVYLSLLSDWDLDAAFVSAAKPYLQLKMDIKPSEDSPVLEDWDIISPKDVIGSEQLQGEKKSLSSTALPFTQSLLSQMGRTLSRVQQALSWSYGEEVKPFKPPLSDSEFHSYLNGLGQLTKPEELRLRIYHGGVEPSLRKVVWRYLLNVYPDGLTGQERLDYMKKKTREYDQLKSEWTSRVSSEDLEFIRGNVLKDVLRTDRAHPYYAGSEDSPHLTALTDLLTTFAITHPQVSYCQGMSDIASPILAVMDNEAHAFICFCGIMKRLEGNFRPDGQLMSIKFQHLKMLLQYFDPEFYTYLVSKGADDLFFCYRWLLLELKREFAFDDALRMLEVTWSSLPPDPPETEVELFATLLEGNQSPSHTGSCSSSEKLEKEQMEGQQRRHMLRPSREEADGGQCLNAEVERKEEKASEIESVGDYNVNSVVKYKAPSPTPPFEKQSSFGEFKYYSARNEDSFEINEIDSPESTLSSKKSETTRSVLPLTVRQSTEDSEDDPGEKQALISSDDKFLSPQIEEKSFTCGQTAPHPPGLLNWKNGSAASQSVSSWRSTLSPDMSLGRFASSTATSNGTGVYSPSTPTGKSTLSSPSLGNNRSLLSSPVLSFAKSPSLPKPFTSNLPSPCKPSGTGTNSPSTGRPDTKHCSLPPPQEFGKGNPFMLFLCLSILLEHRDHIIKNSLDYNELAMHFDRLVRKHNLGRILQRAKALFADYLQSEVWDSEEGDEVSLDSPTTAATSPHTSPKANFCNLQPSMTTSQNSTYNLASTIPSPTTPTALSSASS
- the tbc1d25 gene encoding TBC1 domain family member 25 isoform X2 produces the protein MKCEGILPVEYRSFAVDPQITSLEVLQHILIRAFELNGRCNFGISYLSRDRTGTEVYLSLLSDWDLDAAFVSAAKPYLQLKMDIKPSEDSPVLEDWDIISPKDVIGSEQLQGEKKSLSSTALPFTQSLLSQMGRTLSRVQQALSWSYGEEVKPFKPPLSDSEFHSYLNGLGQLTKPEELRLRIYHGGVEPSLRKVVWRYLLNVYPDGLTGQERLDYMKKKTREYDQLKSEWTSRVSSEDLEFIRGNVLKDVLRTDRAHPYYAGSEDSPHLTALTDLLTTFAITHPQVSYCQGMSDIASPILAVMDNEAHAFICFCGIMKRLEGNFRPDGQLMSIKFQHLKMLLQYFDPEFYTYLVSKGADDLFFCYRWLLLELKREFAFDDALRMLEVTWSSLPPDPPETEVELFATLLEGNQSPSHTGSCSSSEKLEKEQMEGQQRRHMLRPSREEADGGQCLNAEVERKEEKASEIESVGDYNVNSVVKYKAPSPTPPFEKQSSFGEFKYYSARNEDSFEINEIDSPESTLSSKKSETTRSVLPLTVRQSTEDSEDDPGEKQALISSDDKFLSPQIEEKSFTCGQTAPHPPGLLNWKNGSAASQSVSSWRSTLSPDMSLGRFASSTATSNGTGVYSPSTPTGKSTLSSPSLGNNRSLLSSPVLSFAKSPSLPKPFTSNLPSPCKPSGTGTNSPSTGRPDTKHCSLPPPQEFGKGNPFMLFLCLSILLEHRDHIIKNSLDYNELAMHFDRLVRKHNLGRILQRAKALFADYLQSEVWDSEEGDEVSLDSPTTAATSPHTSPKANFCNLQPSMTTSQNSTYNLASTIPSPTTPTALSSASS